In Rosa chinensis cultivar Old Blush chromosome 1, RchiOBHm-V2, whole genome shotgun sequence, a genomic segment contains:
- the LOC112173672 gene encoding AT-hook motif nuclear-localized protein 22, producing MDPVAAHGRPLPPPFLTRDLHLNHPHHQFQHHPHLLHHQNSEDEQNSSGLNHHRGIKRDRDENTSGATTTNSLEGKDQLGGSTSGEGGEITRRPRGRPAGSKNKAKPPIIITRDSANALRSHVMEVANGCDIMDSISTFARRRQRGVCILSGSGTVTNVTLRQPASPGAVVTLHGRFEILSLSGSFLPPPAPPAASGLTIYLAGGQGQVVGGSVVGPLLASGPVVIMAASFGNAAYERLPLEEEEATAVTPMPGSGPLGSPGIGGGEHQQQSQVQLVQQQQQQMLQDANNSSPSSSLFHGMQQNLLNSVQLPAEAYWGTARPPY from the coding sequence ATGGATCCGGTTGCAGCACACGGCAGACCACTTCCGCCTCCGTTTTTGACGAGAGATCTTCATCTAAATCACCCTCATCATCAGTTCCAACACCACCCtcacctcctccaccaccagAATTCCGAAGACGAGCAGAACAGCTCCGGCTTAAACCACCACCGCGGAATCAAGCGCGATCGGGACGAGAACACCTccggcgccaccaccacgaacTCGCTGGAAGGCAAGGACCAGCTTGGTGGGTCCACTAGCGGAGAAGGCGGCGAGATCACGAGACGACCTCGTGGCCGACCCGCTGGCTCCAAGAACAAGGCCAAACCCCCAATCATCATCACGCGCGACAGCGCCAACGCGTTGCGGTCTCACGTCATGGAGGTCGCCAACGGCTGCGACATCATGGACTCCATCTCCACCTTCGCCCGCCGGAGACAAAGAGGCGTTTGCATTCTCAGCGGCAGCGGCACCGTCACCAATGTAACCCTCCGCCAGCCAGCTTCGCCCGGCGCCGTGGTCACCCTCCACGGTAGGTTCGAAATTCTTTCCCTTTCAGGATCATTCCTGCCCCCACCTGCTCCGCCCGCTGCGTCAGGACTCACCATTTACCTGGCTGGCGGGCAGGGACAGGTAGTCGGAGGCAGCGTCGTGGGCCCGCTCCTAGCGTCCGGCCCTGTGGTCATTATGGCAGCGAGCTTCGGTAATGCTGCCTACGAGAGACTGCccctggaggaggaggaggccacGGCGGTGACGCCTATGCCTGGAAGCGGGCCCCTTGGCTCCCCAGGAATTGGCGGAGGAGAGCACCAGCAACAGTCACAAGTTCAACTAgtacagcagcagcagcagcagatgTTGCAAGATGCTAATAACTCATCACCTTCTTCCTCACTCTTTCATGGGATGCAGCAAAATCTTCTAAATTCGGTTCAATTGCCCGCTGAGGCATATTGGGGCACAGCTCGCCCTCCTTATTGA